In Chloroflexota bacterium, the following proteins share a genomic window:
- the nagA gene encoding N-acetylglucosamine-6-phosphate deacetylase, with the protein MLAIENGDVFIVDTFIQDGVVLIEGGIVQAAGPRKEVEIPGGTSHLDARGGTIVPGFIDMHTNGALGYELANAELADLEKITGYLPQQGVTAFVPTIVSAAIEDILQGLELARQAMSGPRLSGAEILGVHIEGPYINREMRGAHNNDIIRNPDPDEYGAILEYPDVILWVTLAPELPGALELIRVLRENDILVSAGHTMALEQDIEMAVEAGLSNATHLYGNMTTLQRENITRVAGLVEYTLLDDRLTTQIIADGYTFSPNLMKLAYKIKGADKLAIITDNSPLAGLPPGVYNLWGVDVVVEEEISYLPDRSAYAGCITTMDRCLRNAIHLMDVPLGDALRMVSTTPASILGVADRKGSLEPGKDADVTVLNSELEVIHTITSGQLAFSTG; encoded by the coding sequence ATGTTAGCAATTGAAAATGGCGATGTTTTCATCGTTGATACCTTTATTCAAGATGGGGTTGTGCTCATCGAAGGAGGCATTGTTCAGGCAGCTGGGCCGCGAAAAGAGGTGGAAATCCCTGGCGGCACAAGTCATCTGGATGCCAGGGGCGGGACCATTGTGCCCGGTTTCATCGATATGCATACAAATGGCGCTCTGGGTTACGAGTTAGCGAATGCAGAACTGGCTGACCTGGAAAAAATCACAGGATATTTGCCGCAACAGGGAGTAACGGCTTTTGTGCCCACGATCGTAAGTGCTGCCATCGAAGATATTCTCCAGGGGTTGGAACTGGCGCGCCAGGCTATGTCAGGGCCGCGTCTTTCGGGTGCTGAAATCCTCGGTGTTCATATTGAAGGCCCCTATATCAACCGGGAAATGAGGGGAGCGCACAACAACGACATCATTCGCAACCCGGATCCGGATGAATATGGGGCTATCCTTGAATACCCGGATGTTATTCTGTGGGTCACCCTGGCGCCCGAACTGCCTGGAGCTTTGGAGTTGATTCGAGTTCTACGAGAGAACGATATACTGGTCAGCGCCGGGCACACAATGGCCCTCGAGCAGGATATCGAGATGGCAGTTGAAGCAGGATTAAGCAATGCGACACACCTCTATGGCAATATGACGACTCTGCAGCGGGAGAACATCACCCGCGTTGCCGGCTTGGTTGAATATACTTTGCTGGATGATCGGCTCACTACCCAGATCATCGCCGATGGCTATACCTTTTCTCCGAACCTGATGAAGCTGGCATACAAGATCAAGGGGGCGGACAAGTTGGCCATCATAACGGATAACAGCCCTCTGGCGGGACTTCCGCCGGGCGTGTATAACCTGTGGGGGGTGGATGTGGTCGTAGAAGAGGAAATATCATACCTGCCGGACCGCAGTGCCTATGCGGGATGCATAACCACCATGGACAGATGTTTGCGCAACGCTATCCACTTGATGGATGTTCCACTTGGAGATGCCCTACGTATGGTCAGTACAACTCCCGCCAGTATTCTGGGAGTTGCTGACCGCAAAGGCAGCCTGGAACCGGGCAAGGATGCAGATGTCACTGTTCTCAACTCGGAGCTGGAAGTGATCCATACGATTACGTCCGGTCAACTTGCATTTTCTACGGGATAA
- a CDS encoding sugar ABC transporter substrate-binding protein: MKKLFRVFGLCSLLVIVLLVTVQCTAVPAGQPAAEAPVVEEAPSVATEAPVAEEETGEPTALKIAWMGAEYDTYQQWKADFEAAYPNVTIEYQFIPYAEGPTVFNTMIEGGNTPDLAYLFMGLISEYAEREALEPLDNFMSDEERAEWVAAGLGAGEYKGKTYAVPLLGANRTLFVRSDLMKAAGYDEPPTTWDEVMDLAKKMNNPPEVYGFCIGAGRQKHIMQEQIGMMWGYGASFFDEDGKLAINSPEAIEYVTDLTNMQLVDGAMPPGILTLNANECYAEMAAGKVAMMFSGPWQDKQCRDAGLECEAILLPEPNPGGDHNMLLIVDLFGMFSASENKEMAYEFVKFIQQPENRVLFDKEFGGVPLTHKVADDSYYQSQPIQNYIEQTDLLRLTPKHPEWTKIQDGWGEAVQMVLAGDATAEEALNKVYDRLVNELEDPNLPQ; encoded by the coding sequence ATGAAGAAGTTGTTTCGTGTTTTTGGGTTATGTTCTTTGCTTGTGATCGTGTTGTTGGTCACTGTGCAATGTACCGCCGTGCCAGCTGGACAACCAGCGGCTGAAGCCCCGGTTGTCGAAGAGGCTCCTTCAGTTGCAACTGAAGCCCCGGTGGCCGAAGAGGAGACCGGTGAGCCTACAGCACTGAAGATTGCCTGGATGGGGGCTGAGTACGACACCTACCAGCAGTGGAAGGCAGATTTTGAAGCAGCGTATCCCAACGTGACTATCGAATACCAGTTTATTCCCTACGCCGAGGGCCCGACTGTTTTCAATACAATGATCGAAGGAGGCAATACACCGGATCTGGCCTATCTGTTCATGGGGCTGATTTCGGAATATGCCGAACGAGAAGCTCTTGAACCGCTTGACAACTTCATGAGTGATGAAGAGCGGGCGGAGTGGGTGGCTGCAGGCCTGGGTGCCGGTGAATACAAGGGCAAGACCTACGCAGTGCCACTGTTAGGCGCCAACAGGACCCTCTTTGTGCGCTCCGATCTGATGAAAGCAGCAGGTTACGACGAGCCGCCGACTACATGGGATGAGGTCATGGATCTGGCAAAGAAGATGAACAACCCGCCGGAGGTTTACGGTTTCTGCATCGGCGCTGGTCGCCAGAAACACATTATGCAAGAGCAAATCGGCATGATGTGGGGCTATGGAGCCAGTTTCTTTGACGAGGATGGAAAACTGGCTATCAACAGCCCGGAGGCAATCGAGTATGTGACCGATTTAACGAACATGCAGCTGGTGGATGGGGCGATGCCACCTGGGATTCTGACTCTGAATGCCAACGAGTGCTATGCTGAGATGGCCGCCGGCAAGGTTGCTATGATGTTCAGCGGCCCCTGGCAAGACAAACAGTGTCGGGATGCGGGTCTCGAATGCGAAGCCATTCTGCTTCCAGAACCGAATCCGGGTGGAGATCACAACATGCTGTTGATCGTAGATCTATTCGGAATGTTCTCTGCCTCGGAGAACAAAGAAATGGCCTACGAGTTCGTCAAATTCATTCAGCAGCCGGAGAACCGCGTTCTGTTCGACAAGGAATTCGGAGGTGTGCCGCTCACCCATAAGGTAGCGGATGACTCTTACTACCAGTCACAGCCAATTCAGAACTACATTGAGCAGACCGATCTTCTGCGCCTGACCCCCAAGCACCCAGAGTGGACGAAAATCCAGGATGGCTGGGGCGAAGCGGTGCAGATGGTTCTGGCCGGTGACGCGACCGCCGAGGAAGCCCTCAACAAAGTTTACGATCGCCTGGTGAACGAACTTGAGGATCCGAACTTACCGCAATAG
- a CDS encoding sugar ABC transporter permease encodes MEKQKRRLAYLLIAPSALWLLLFIGLPIVDTIRTSFYHTSYKGVRFVGLENYFNILFKDDLFRLVLNNSIIWTGASVFLNVVFGLLIALLLSRSSIFSEIARGTLILAWATPLVVAGIIWKWMYNAEYGQLNSLLFSLHLIDEPVQWLTNARSAFVGALIARFWTAFPFTTFAFLSGLQSIPTDLYEAAIVDGASGWQRFWKVTLPLLRPVTLAVLLISVIWSFNSFAFIYVITGGGPANKTQIMVTEIFRRGFAYFNFGSASTLAVISFFFLLIVSIVQWRLFYREEA; translated from the coding sequence ATGGAAAAACAGAAACGTCGCCTGGCATATCTGTTGATAGCGCCCAGTGCCCTATGGTTACTGTTGTTCATTGGGTTGCCCATCGTAGATACGATTCGCACCAGTTTCTATCATACTTCCTATAAAGGGGTGCGTTTTGTTGGCCTGGAAAACTACTTCAATATTCTATTCAAAGATGACTTGTTTCGTTTGGTTCTCAATAACTCGATTATTTGGACCGGTGCTTCTGTATTCTTGAACGTGGTTTTCGGCCTGCTTATCGCGCTGCTCCTTAGCCGCTCGTCGATTTTCAGTGAAATTGCGCGGGGGACGTTGATTCTCGCCTGGGCTACGCCTCTGGTTGTAGCCGGAATCATATGGAAATGGATGTACAACGCGGAGTATGGCCAATTGAATTCGCTGTTATTCTCTCTTCATCTTATCGATGAACCTGTTCAATGGCTTACAAATGCTCGTTCGGCATTTGTAGGGGCTCTGATCGCTCGCTTCTGGACAGCGTTCCCATTTACAACATTTGCTTTCCTATCGGGATTACAATCGATTCCCACCGATCTGTATGAAGCGGCAATTGTAGATGGCGCATCGGGCTGGCAACGATTTTGGAAGGTTACCTTGCCTCTGCTGCGCCCAGTGACCCTGGCCGTCTTATTGATCAGTGTCATTTGGTCTTTCAACAGTTTTGCTTTCATTTATGTTATTACCGGTGGAGGGCCAGCAAACAAGACTCAAATCATGGTTACAGAGATTTTTCGACGCGGCTTCGCTTACTTCAACTTTGGTTCTGCCAGTACATTGGCTGTAATCTCCTTCTTCTTCTTGCTCATTGTAAGTATCGTGCAATGGAGGCTCTTTTACCGGGAGGAAGCTTGA
- a CDS encoding carbohydrate ABC transporter permease, translated as MNIFSTRWFGNAARLIGITMIVSFAVFPFLVVVGTSLKTMGEIFRSPATLIPEVVVWQNYVDIFVRIPMVRHLVNTFIIAGAVTALNILVSAPAAYAIARIDFAGRGAFGLGILITQMFSPVIILIPLFKVMKTMGLLDTYASLIFVNLAFVIPFSIWMLTGFFRNIPEELEDAAMIDGLSRFQTMIRIALPLTMPGLITTSIFAFITAWNEFIFALVFISDRDMQPITMALYSWEKNNVVEWNYLMATSVVATIPTVFLFLLVRKRLTAGLMAGAIK; from the coding sequence ATGAACATTTTTAGTACCAGGTGGTTCGGTAACGCGGCACGTTTGATTGGCATAACGATGATCGTCAGTTTTGCAGTGTTTCCGTTTCTGGTCGTGGTGGGAACCTCATTGAAAACGATGGGCGAAATCTTCCGCTCGCCAGCTACGCTAATTCCGGAGGTCGTCGTCTGGCAGAATTACGTAGACATCTTTGTTCGAATTCCGATGGTTCGACACCTGGTGAATACGTTTATCATAGCAGGTGCAGTCACTGCTCTGAATATCCTTGTTTCAGCACCGGCGGCATACGCTATTGCGAGAATCGATTTCGCTGGCAGAGGGGCGTTTGGATTGGGCATACTGATCACTCAAATGTTTTCACCCGTTATCATACTCATTCCCCTCTTCAAAGTCATGAAAACTATGGGCCTGCTGGATACGTATGCCTCCCTTATCTTCGTAAATTTGGCTTTTGTCATTCCCTTCTCGATCTGGATGTTGACCGGTTTCTTCCGGAACATTCCTGAAGAACTGGAGGATGCTGCCATGATCGACGGCCTGTCCAGATTTCAGACTATGATAAGAATTGCCTTGCCGTTGACGATGCCCGGCCTGATCACAACGTCGATCTTCGCATTTATTACGGCCTGGAACGAGTTTATTTTCGCCCTGGTTTTCATCTCTGATCGGGACATGCAGCCGATCACGATGGCGCTATATTCCTGGGAAAAAAACAATGTTGTAGAATGGAATTACCTTATGGCCACCTCCGTTGTCGCCACGATTCCAACTGTTTTTCTCTTCCTTCTCGTCAGGAAACGTCTTACAGCGGGATTGATGGCCGGGGCAATAAAGTAG
- a CDS encoding sugar phosphate isomerase/epimerase gives MKIGCAALYPITRYGFPYTLDNYLKAVAEMHSAGFEYCELEINVDNDLDEYIERTGEVERVLADNQMTVSAIIGVVDGAFSTNPVIADAYLRKYEQLCRFGRGIHCDMICICAYMPPEIEGVAGTEPYSGAPPMQVREPEDFDWDLFWDNAVHRFAQMARISAKYDQKLIIENRVGDWVSTSDGVLKLIEDAGEPNAGCLLDVAHTNATKEHLNLVIPKLKHRLMYVHLADNDGTQPYHLPAGQGTIDFPSVFGSLESIGYDSYVNVDYGGVPSDQILEEVTKGRAYFQECLETASQDHG, from the coding sequence ATGAAGATCGGTTGTGCCGCACTCTATCCCATTACCCGCTACGGATTCCCTTACACGCTGGACAATTACCTGAAAGCTGTGGCCGAAATGCACTCGGCCGGTTTCGAGTACTGCGAGCTGGAGATCAACGTCGATAACGACCTTGATGAGTATATCGAGCGAACCGGCGAGGTCGAGCGTGTTCTGGCCGACAATCAAATGACCGTCTCGGCGATCATAGGTGTGGTAGATGGCGCCTTTTCTACTAACCCCGTTATAGCGGACGCCTATCTACGCAAGTATGAACAGCTCTGTCGATTTGGCAGGGGCATCCACTGCGACATGATCTGCATTTGCGCCTATATGCCGCCCGAAATCGAAGGTGTTGCCGGAACCGAGCCCTATTCTGGCGCTCCCCCCATGCAGGTCAGAGAGCCGGAAGATTTCGACTGGGATCTGTTCTGGGACAACGCTGTCCATCGTTTTGCCCAGATGGCGCGCATCAGTGCCAAATACGATCAAAAACTGATCATCGAGAATCGGGTGGGCGATTGGGTCAGCACAAGCGATGGTGTATTGAAACTTATCGAAGACGCCGGAGAGCCGAATGCAGGCTGTCTGCTTGATGTAGCTCATACCAACGCAACCAAGGAGCATCTTAACCTGGTTATTCCCAAACTCAAACATCGGCTGATGTATGTCCATCTTGCTGACAATGATGGCACACAGCCCTATCATCTGCCTGCCGGCCAGGGTACCATCGACTTTCCTTCTGTATTTGGAAGCCTTGAATCAATTGGCTATGACAGCTACGTCAATGTTGACTATGGTGGCGTGCCGTCCGACCAGATTCTGGAAGAAGTGACAAAAGGTCGAGCTTATTTTCAGGAATGCCTTGAAACTGCTAGCCAGGACCATGGGTAG
- a CDS encoding AEC family transporter has product MAAFTTVFFIFGLGFAIQRLRPLSEQTLAQLSWLVVEVLLPFYLFFIMATSVTFESLSAAPVLIAMGLVVTLTSYVWATLAQKPARVAPEQRSAFRFSIMIANTAFLGIPICAALFGPVGAVYAVLYDFGTTIVILTLGIWVLNGGHLDNWRPLFFNPLIWGVVAGLGWAFSGWPFPEWLAGPFSTLGDATLPLALLVGGAQIGNIQPAGLRQLPLAGLITTRLIVVPITVFAALAILGWHGLFAQVTILQAAMPVGITTVILAKNYGADAKFAASAIFWSTLFAIVSLPIIVILLI; this is encoded by the coding sequence ATCGCCGCCTTCACCACCGTATTCTTCATATTTGGCCTGGGATTCGCCATCCAACGGTTGCGGCCATTGAGCGAACAGACACTGGCCCAACTTTCCTGGTTGGTCGTTGAGGTCTTGCTGCCGTTTTATCTCTTCTTCATTATGGCAACCAGCGTCACATTTGAGTCGCTGAGCGCGGCGCCGGTGCTTATCGCTATGGGCCTGGTGGTTACACTGACCAGCTACGTGTGGGCAACGCTGGCGCAAAAGCCGGCCCGGGTTGCGCCGGAGCAGCGATCGGCTTTCCGCTTTTCAATCATGATCGCCAATACAGCTTTCCTGGGCATTCCTATTTGCGCGGCCCTGTTTGGCCCTGTGGGCGCTGTTTACGCTGTATTGTACGATTTTGGCACGACCATAGTGATACTGACGCTTGGGATTTGGGTGCTTAACGGGGGGCATCTCGATAATTGGCGACCCCTGTTTTTTAATCCTTTGATTTGGGGCGTCGTGGCCGGATTGGGGTGGGCTTTCAGTGGTTGGCCGTTCCCGGAGTGGCTGGCCGGCCCCTTCTCGACCCTGGGCGATGCCACATTGCCGTTGGCGTTGTTGGTAGGCGGCGCCCAGATCGGCAATATCCAACCAGCAGGATTGAGGCAACTGCCATTGGCGGGATTGATTACAACTCGACTGATTGTTGTTCCCATAACTGTTTTCGCCGCTCTGGCGATCCTGGGCTGGCATGGGCTATTTGCGCAAGTGACCATTCTCCAGGCAGCTATGCCGGTGGGGATTACAACTGTAATCCTAGCCAAAAACTACGGGGCTGATGCCAAGTTTGCAGCATCGGCCATATTCTGGTCAACCTTGTTTGCTATTGTCAGTCTGCCCATAATCGTTATATTGCTAATTTGA
- a CDS encoding sugar phosphate isomerase/epimerase: MNIACGYTIPITLFGIPPSPADHLKAMEIVGQAGFEAIELELYDELIEQHRRDLDQMKAILSNYGMVVPSVMAVEEKMFSVNPDIKAKALHDFAALTDMIAELGAPIVSICGYMPPEIRPMGTELYVGGPPTAVSVGDDFSWDEFWRNAVDVVTQCAAIAKRKGLRLIIETRANDVFSSTDAILNLIKESAADNAGVLFDIAHVHAGKEYLALVIPKLGDQIALVHFSDNDGSQAYHYPPGQGIIDFPAVVGSLKRVGFDGTIVVDISGVDNIVEEAVKARDFFLSLINEVQA; the protein is encoded by the coding sequence ATGAACATTGCTTGCGGTTATACCATTCCCATTACCCTGTTTGGAATTCCCCCGTCACCTGCAGACCATCTCAAAGCGATGGAAATTGTAGGCCAGGCCGGCTTTGAGGCGATAGAGCTGGAGCTATATGATGAGTTGATCGAGCAGCATCGGCGTGATCTCGACCAGATGAAAGCCATCCTCTCAAACTATGGGATGGTCGTTCCATCCGTCATGGCAGTCGAAGAAAAAATGTTCAGTGTTAACCCGGACATCAAGGCCAAGGCATTGCATGATTTCGCCGCGCTGACCGATATGATCGCTGAATTGGGAGCACCGATTGTATCAATTTGCGGGTATATGCCGCCAGAGATCCGTCCCATGGGCACCGAGCTATATGTGGGCGGCCCGCCTACTGCTGTCAGCGTTGGCGACGATTTCTCCTGGGACGAGTTCTGGAGGAACGCGGTGGATGTGGTGACTCAATGCGCCGCCATCGCCAAGCGCAAGGGGTTGAGGCTCATTATCGAGACACGAGCCAATGACGTCTTCAGTTCGACGGATGCAATACTGAACCTGATAAAGGAGTCGGCAGCGGATAATGCGGGCGTGTTGTTCGACATCGCCCATGTTCATGCCGGCAAGGAATACCTGGCACTGGTTATCCCCAAATTAGGGGATCAAATCGCCTTGGTTCACTTTTCTGACAATGACGGCTCCCAGGCTTACCACTATCCTCCAGGTCAAGGTATCATTGATTTTCCTGCTGTGGTTGGAAGCCTGAAACGCGTGGGGTTCGATGGAACGATTGTTGTCGACATTTCCGGCGTGGATAACATTGTTGAGGAAGCAGTCAAAGCCCGCGACTTTTTTCTATCGCTGATCAACGAAGTCCAGGCATAG
- a CDS encoding sugar phosphate isomerase/epimerase, translating into MRLSLSSFIYYNYPLSEAIRRTAAAGFDGIDIWGGRPHAYRKDLGDKEIADLRQTLQSEGLAVASFIPAQFRYPTSLCSPIEKIRQDSVSYIQDSIETAVALGAPVVSVCPGHTLFGQSTEDGIERLSESLCAIAEYATSYELLIAIEPADRYETDLLPTCAATLDLVNKLGYAYLGVLLDNGHAHVVGEPAADAVRLLGDKLFHVHVDDNDGERDQHLVPGDGSFEFSPFMVALRQTGYDGFLAAELGWDYTIDPDPAARLTVERMNDIQSQG; encoded by the coding sequence ATGAGACTAAGCCTATCATCCTTCATCTATTACAACTATCCTCTCTCCGAGGCAATCCGGCGCACGGCTGCTGCCGGATTTGACGGAATCGACATCTGGGGAGGAAGGCCCCACGCCTACCGGAAAGACCTGGGCGACAAAGAGATTGCCGACCTGCGCCAAACCCTTCAATCCGAGGGACTGGCTGTTGCCTCCTTTATCCCAGCTCAATTTCGCTATCCGACCAGCCTGTGCAGCCCGATAGAGAAGATTCGCCAGGACAGCGTATCCTACATCCAGGATAGCATCGAAACGGCGGTAGCCCTCGGCGCCCCGGTCGTAAGCGTGTGCCCCGGTCATACCCTTTTCGGACAAAGTACCGAGGATGGCATTGAGCGCTTGAGCGAAAGCCTGTGCGCTATCGCCGAGTACGCCACCAGCTATGAACTGCTTATTGCCATTGAACCGGCGGACAGATATGAAACGGATCTATTGCCTACCTGCGCAGCCACTCTGGATCTGGTCAACAAGCTTGGATATGCGTACTTAGGCGTACTGCTCGACAATGGGCATGCCCATGTGGTGGGTGAGCCGGCGGCGGACGCAGTGCGCTTGCTGGGTGACAAACTGTTCCACGTGCACGTCGATGACAACGATGGCGAACGAGATCAGCACTTAGTGCCAGGAGATGGCAGTTTCGAATTTTCGCCGTTCATGGTGGCTCTGCGCCAGACAGGATATGATGGTTTTTTGGCTGCGGAACTGGGTTGGGACTATACCATAGATCCCGACCCAGCCGCCCGGCTTACCGTCGAGAGGATGAACGACATCCAAAGCCAGGGTTAA
- a CDS encoding uroporphyrinogen decarboxylase family protein, which produces MMVLKAGDYFDPEAYHQRVAHAHQAWDELLAGKRSHLVFMNLCAPFLCDLFGVEPFDYYTSLEVMADTQLKGIAWRLKNLDEDEIPLAIFLDQATVHEAIAFNLPIEYQKSSTPWGGHLIDEIEQVDTLQMPDLTRHRNLHETRQKLELLRSLVDGLPVLTSVHLHAPFTMAAQLLNAQDLFLACFEQPERVHKLLENCLRFFLHFERVKWQYGISPDPLDEFVCWREGQRGLTRVWTSDDTATMMSPQLYEEFVLPYNQILYSDFEYVHLHMDGRWNHLIPHVQRLQPDYCEVGGETDWRAVVEALGPTTVLQGGILAEIARDGSPDDCAQAAATALDIAVGKAGVALTIANEVHPGTPLRNMQKIIETARDYQHKALKNASWQGPEERKWHASRS; this is translated from the coding sequence ATGATGGTTCTAAAAGCAGGTGATTACTTCGATCCGGAGGCATACCACCAACGAGTAGCGCATGCTCACCAGGCCTGGGACGAACTTCTCGCCGGGAAGCGATCTCATTTGGTGTTCATGAATCTTTGCGCTCCCTTCCTGTGCGATCTGTTTGGGGTTGAGCCTTTCGACTATTACACCAGCCTGGAAGTAATGGCCGACACCCAGTTGAAAGGAATTGCCTGGCGTCTCAAGAATCTTGACGAAGATGAGATTCCACTGGCGATCTTCCTGGACCAGGCAACAGTTCACGAAGCTATCGCCTTCAATCTGCCCATTGAATATCAAAAAAGCTCTACCCCTTGGGGCGGGCATCTCATCGATGAAATCGAGCAGGTTGACACGCTGCAAATGCCTGATCTGACCCGGCACAGGAATTTGCACGAGACGCGTCAGAAGCTTGAACTGCTACGCTCACTTGTGGACGGCTTGCCGGTTTTGACCAGCGTTCACCTGCATGCGCCGTTTACAATGGCTGCTCAACTCTTGAATGCCCAAGACCTGTTCCTGGCTTGTTTTGAGCAGCCTGAGCGTGTCCATAAGCTGCTGGAGAATTGTCTTCGCTTTTTCTTGCACTTTGAGCGAGTTAAATGGCAGTACGGCATCTCGCCCGACCCGCTGGATGAGTTTGTCTGCTGGCGAGAAGGTCAGCGTGGCCTGACCCGAGTCTGGACAAGCGACGATACGGCAACGATGATGTCACCCCAGTTATATGAGGAGTTTGTCTTACCCTATAACCAAATCCTGTACAGCGATTTTGAATATGTTCATCTCCATATGGACGGCCGCTGGAATCACTTGATCCCCCACGTGCAACGATTGCAACCTGATTACTGTGAAGTCGGGGGGGAGACGGATTGGCGTGCGGTTGTCGAGGCTCTGGGTCCCACCACGGTTTTACAGGGCGGCATTCTGGCCGAAATAGCGCGAGATGGTTCACCGGATGACTGCGCCCAAGCTGCTGCAACGGCACTCGATATTGCCGTGGGAAAAGCGGGCGTTGCCTTGACCATTGCCAACGAAGTTCATCCGGGCACACCGTTGAGAAACATGCAAAAAATCATCGAGACTGCCCGTGATTATCAACACAAGGCACTGAAAAATGCCTCCTGGCAAGGGCCAGAGGAACGCAAATGGCACGCATCGCGCAGTTAA